The following coding sequences are from one Paenibacillus tundrae window:
- a CDS encoding phosphotransferase family protein, with protein MNIQEIPIEIIQQVGEIKNITFPHKQGHTSIVVILHTPDKKYIVKKTESLLYNEWLSEEYEALQHLRLLGLPIPKAYSIHMQNQTKWLLMDHIEGITLREYLAKEPDPKDKERAIGNFARCLKQIHESPCPTVYMKRDTTWLDRMLLKANYNLQNFVVDGTEALLQRIQEIRPAPITNTLIHGDFTIDNVLVHDGSIVGVIDWSGAAYGDPRYDVALAIRPKHNAFEDERDKEVFYHAYGKLRLTDEEYDYFEDGLYNFF; from the coding sequence ATGAATATTCAAGAGATTCCGATAGAGATCATTCAGCAGGTTGGTGAAATTAAGAACATTACCTTTCCTCATAAGCAAGGACATACTTCAATCGTAGTTATTTTGCATACCCCAGATAAGAAATACATCGTCAAAAAAACAGAGAGTCTCCTTTACAATGAGTGGTTGTCTGAAGAGTATGAAGCACTTCAACATCTCCGCCTGTTAGGGTTACCTATCCCGAAAGCGTATTCAATACATATGCAGAATCAAACGAAATGGCTACTAATGGATCACATAGAGGGGATAACGCTCAGAGAATATCTAGCTAAAGAACCTGATCCTAAAGATAAAGAAAGGGCGATAGGTAACTTTGCGCGTTGTCTCAAGCAGATTCATGAAAGCCCATGTCCTACGGTATATATGAAGAGGGATACGACTTGGTTAGATCGCATGTTATTAAAAGCTAATTATAATCTACAGAATTTTGTAGTTGACGGTACAGAAGCGCTTCTTCAACGGATTCAAGAAATAAGGCCAGCACCAATAACCAATACGTTAATTCATGGTGATTTTACGATAGACAATGTGTTAGTTCATGATGGTAGTATTGTCGGTGTAATTGACTGGTCAGGCGCTGCCTACGGCGATCCTAGATATGATGTTGCATTAGCGATTAGACCGAAACATAACGCTTTCGAAGATGAGAGAGATAAGGAAGTATTTTATCACGCATATGGCAAGCTGAGATTAACGGATGAAGAGTATGACTACTTTGAAGACGGTCTATATAACTTCTTCTAA
- a CDS encoding CHAP domain-containing protein — MEIVTSRMDHIRTLVNEMIFNMDSPVQRHQASVHLYGVSSYASILALKRGLEPEISAIVGLLHQFYYYKTRIAHYPGVNSAETVRPILRDLQIFSKEEQRRILRAIFYQDHLMQVHDPYDEIIKDAVIVHQYVQHIDQPVSPSSAPRLVNTLNELSISINHIDVDEMTTTDSCIHCNIIDKRQELANIAEELAGQVIVGISGDQRYHEICQYWPDQDIHKVLQGNWCAAFVYHCCMLAGIVLPIRYPSGKYRLAGVGAMLEWSQLPETGFFHRDQDHNFKPKRGDIVIYEKLLSDDSHDHVGIVLELDDDTILVAEGNKDNENCSDIVRRSRSHCILGYIRIDNEYLYSFNGIYDPIL, encoded by the coding sequence ATGGAGATCGTAACATCACGGATGGATCACATCCGTACACTTGTGAATGAAATGATATTTAATATGGATAGTCCTGTTCAACGACATCAAGCTTCGGTACACCTTTATGGGGTGTCGTCATATGCGTCGATTCTTGCACTAAAGAGAGGACTAGAGCCTGAGATTAGTGCAATCGTAGGCTTGCTCCACCAATTTTATTATTACAAAACGAGAATTGCTCATTACCCTGGCGTGAATAGTGCTGAGACTGTAAGACCTATATTAAGAGACTTGCAGATCTTCTCTAAGGAAGAGCAGCGCCGCATTCTACGAGCGATATTCTACCAAGATCACCTCATGCAGGTTCATGACCCTTATGATGAAATCATCAAAGATGCTGTTATCGTTCATCAGTATGTCCAACATATTGACCAACCTGTATCGCCGTCCTCTGCACCAAGGCTTGTAAATACGCTTAATGAACTATCCATTTCAATCAATCATATAGATGTAGATGAGATGACTACTACGGATAGCTGTATTCACTGCAATATCATTGATAAACGTCAAGAGTTAGCCAATATAGCGGAAGAGTTAGCAGGACAAGTTATTGTTGGCATCTCGGGGGATCAACGCTATCACGAAATTTGTCAGTATTGGCCCGATCAAGATATACATAAAGTTTTACAAGGCAATTGGTGTGCGGCGTTTGTATATCATTGCTGTATGTTAGCTGGGATTGTTCTACCTATCCGTTACCCCAGTGGAAAATACCGTTTAGCTGGAGTTGGTGCAATGTTGGAATGGTCACAACTACCAGAAACAGGTTTTTTTCACCGTGATCAAGATCATAACTTCAAACCTAAACGTGGGGATATCGTTATATATGAGAAACTGTTATCTGACGACTCGCATGATCATGTAGGGATTGTGCTTGAACTTGACGATGACACTATACTAGTCGCCGAGGGGAACAAGGATAACGAGAACTGCTCTGACATAGTGAGGAGGAGCAGAAGTCATTGTATTCTAGGTTATATTCGAATCGACAATGAATATCTTTACAGTTTTAATGGCATATACGATCCTATACTTTAA
- a CDS encoding class I SAM-dependent methyltransferase has product MYEKVRSDEHSFQEKRGDNRLNKQSVHQTNTLYWDTQANDFLKAIVLPLYGAFVSEEKHQLFGDVSGKKLLEIGCGNGQSLQYHGERQAAELWGMDISKNQIEKAEQHLTACGLSATLICSPMEEECGVPIDYFDIVYSIYAIGWTTDLEGTFKRIASYLRKDGVFIFSWSHPLHRCIVHENDRFVLNKPYHDESWYLVNPDDVQGELTLSDRTLSTYINALATAGFVIEQMIEETDQEILQQHAEDNNLAKRATMIPVTFVIKARKL; this is encoded by the coding sequence ATGTATGAAAAAGTACGGTCAGATGAGCATTCTTTTCAAGAAAAACGGGGGGACAATAGGTTGAATAAGCAGAGTGTACACCAAACGAACACTTTATATTGGGATACCCAAGCAAATGACTTTTTAAAAGCAATCGTACTTCCGCTATATGGAGCATTTGTATCGGAAGAAAAACATCAGCTATTCGGAGATGTCTCTGGCAAAAAGCTGTTAGAAATAGGCTGTGGCAATGGCCAATCGTTGCAGTATCACGGAGAGCGCCAAGCGGCTGAGCTATGGGGAATGGATATTTCTAAGAATCAAATTGAAAAGGCGGAGCAGCATCTAACAGCATGTGGTCTTTCAGCAACATTAATCTGTTCTCCGATGGAAGAAGAATGTGGCGTACCTATCGACTATTTCGACATCGTTTATTCGATCTATGCAATAGGCTGGACAACCGACCTTGAAGGTACCTTCAAGAGAATTGCTTCGTATTTAAGAAAAGACGGAGTATTCATTTTTAGTTGGTCTCACCCTTTACATAGATGTATAGTTCATGAAAATGATAGATTCGTATTGAACAAGCCCTATCATGATGAATCCTGGTATTTGGTCAATCCCGATGATGTTCAAGGCGAATTAACCTTATCTGATCGCACGCTTTCCACTTACATCAATGCGCTCGCTACAGCAGGGTTTGTCATTGAGCAAATGATCGAAGAAACGGATCAAGAAATCCTTCAACAGCACGCTGAAGACAATAATCTCGCAAAAAGAGCAACGATGATTCCAGTCACCTTTGTAATCAAGGCCAGAAAACTATGA
- a CDS encoding sugar phosphate isomerase/epimerase family protein encodes MNGESVTNSYLQCIVDCNAYEIPTMVVHLPSEDHPYNTLGVERVKRITEQAEQFNVNVAFENLRNFTNLSQVLDQVDSKRIGFCYDCGHHYRYYPSKDLLSMYGSRLMAVHLHDDNGSWEQHGLPFDGSIDWSTTMNQIADTGYTGATALEPMNWDYEELSIRAFLEKAFVKAKQLEELRLSNS; translated from the coding sequence TTGAATGGCGAAAGCGTTACCAATAGTTACTTACAGTGTATCGTGGACTGCAACGCGTATGAGATTCCAACAATGGTTGTACATCTTCCGAGTGAAGATCATCCGTACAATACATTGGGAGTAGAGAGAGTTAAGAGAATAACAGAACAAGCGGAGCAATTTAATGTAAATGTGGCGTTTGAGAATTTAAGAAACTTTACTAATTTGTCGCAGGTACTGGATCAAGTGGATTCCAAGCGGATCGGCTTCTGTTATGACTGTGGACACCACTATCGCTATTATCCTAGCAAAGATTTGTTATCTATGTATGGTTCTAGACTAATGGCAGTACATTTACATGATGACAATGGAAGTTGGGAGCAACATGGGCTGCCTTTCGATGGATCCATTGATTGGTCTACAACCATGAATCAAATTGCAGATACAGGTTATACAGGTGCAACTGCATTAGAGCCTATGAACTGGGACTATGAAGAGTTGTCCATTAGAGCATTTTTGGAGAAAGCCTTTGTGAAAGCGAAACAGCTTGAAGAATTGCGATTATCTAATTCGTAA
- a CDS encoding WD40/YVTN/BNR-like repeat-containing protein: MRLHWIRIVQTVLLTIGLAAILAACTDSEVAPVAQPPQETDETGNTGQTLTVVPPVNSTEAAEMAKYQIQTRLTDFQLLNSNGGLAWGVTRNALRLYYTQDEGVTWTNISPSENVQFPANPQYGQSIYFVDRTHGWIVREGMGGTDTIVLRTNNGGASWSLSSLSKTDKVTAISFVSPEKGWILTTVDTSIGKQDKKLYVTEDGGTTWRPMSESDNDEQTGLGEIPTRGYTTGLTFSDANHGFLTALDFGTPKLYVTTNGGEDWKVGASFFDRDKFSGCGNFGINSPQFFGREAKGAWMPLSCSTGDRTKFNGFFTDDGGKSWSLSTFSLNKQTGLNRNLAPTFLNANDGWTIHEGITYHTEDGGKTWSALPRSKVFDQIQEDYPEIVKMQMVSTKLGWVLVENTDTKRSLLLQTEDGGVRWKVL; encoded by the coding sequence TTGCGTTTGCATTGGATTAGGATCGTGCAGACAGTATTGCTGACCATAGGCTTAGCAGCAATACTCGCAGCCTGCACTGATTCAGAAGTAGCACCGGTGGCACAGCCACCTCAGGAAACGGATGAGACGGGAAATACCGGACAAACCCTAACCGTTGTTCCCCCAGTTAACAGTACAGAAGCGGCTGAGATGGCCAAGTATCAAATTCAGACTCGCTTGACCGATTTTCAGCTCCTGAATTCGAATGGTGGTTTGGCATGGGGAGTAACAAGAAATGCACTACGATTGTATTATACGCAGGATGAAGGAGTCACCTGGACGAATATTTCTCCTTCAGAGAATGTGCAATTTCCAGCCAATCCACAGTACGGCCAAAGTATATATTTTGTAGACCGTACACACGGATGGATCGTTCGTGAAGGCATGGGTGGAACGGATACTATTGTGCTTCGTACCAACAACGGTGGGGCAAGCTGGAGCTTATCCTCGTTATCTAAGACGGATAAGGTAACGGCAATTTCTTTTGTTTCTCCGGAAAAAGGATGGATTCTCACTACGGTAGATACCTCAATTGGTAAACAGGACAAAAAGTTGTATGTTACCGAGGATGGCGGAACTACCTGGAGACCGATGTCTGAGAGTGATAATGACGAACAGACTGGATTAGGAGAGATTCCTACACGTGGATATACAACAGGATTAACGTTTTCGGATGCGAATCATGGATTCTTGACTGCCCTTGATTTTGGGACACCGAAGTTATACGTTACGACGAATGGTGGAGAAGATTGGAAGGTGGGTGCTTCGTTCTTCGATCGTGATAAATTCAGTGGATGTGGCAACTTTGGCATCAACTCGCCCCAATTTTTCGGACGAGAAGCCAAAGGAGCTTGGATGCCATTGTCCTGTTCGACGGGAGATCGTACCAAGTTCAATGGATTTTTCACAGACGACGGTGGAAAGAGCTGGAGCTTGTCTACGTTCTCTCTCAATAAGCAGACAGGTCTGAATCGTAACCTTGCACCTACGTTTCTTAACGCTAACGATGGATGGACGATACATGAAGGTATAACCTACCATACAGAAGATGGAGGGAAGACCTGGAGCGCACTTCCGAGAAGTAAAGTATTCGATCAGATTCAGGAAGACTATCCGGAGATCGTGAAGATGCAGATGGTATCAACGAAGTTGGGGTGGGTGCTGGTGGAGAATACGGATACCAAACGATCCTTATTGTTGCAAACAGAAGATGGTGGCGTTCGCTGGAAGGTACTATAA
- a CDS encoding amino acid permease, producing MSKNESQSSLFRKKPIAVSGEERSALKRVLGPLDVMTLGVGAIIGTGIFVLTGVAAAKYAGPGLVLSFLLAGLICAFAALCYSEFASSVPASGSAYTYSYTAFGEVIAWILGWDLILEYGFASAAVASGWSGYFQSLLSGFGLHLPHELTSAFSPEKGTYFDITAATITLIITFLLTRGVKEAARANGIMVALKIIVVLIFIGVGVFYVQPDNWQPFLPFGISGVTAGAATVFFAYIGFDAVSTAAEEVKMPQRNLPIGIIGSLAICTVLYIVVSLILTGIVPYHMLNVSDPVAFAFEFVNLHGLSWIVALGAITGITTVLLVMMYGQTRLLYSMSRDGLLSPVFSKVSGKSQTPALGSWVAGIVVALFSGFISLGHLAELTNIGTLFAFAVVSLGIIVLRKNNPDLKRGFRVPFVPWIPILSAIGCVYLMTRLAMLTWITFFIWLLIGLVIYFLYGRHHSHLNSKSFEE from the coding sequence ATGAGCAAAAATGAGTCACAATCTTCATTGTTTCGCAAGAAACCCATTGCTGTAAGTGGGGAAGAACGTAGTGCGCTGAAAAGAGTGTTAGGGCCGCTGGATGTGATGACTCTTGGTGTAGGTGCAATTATCGGAACAGGTATATTTGTTCTTACAGGTGTGGCTGCTGCTAAATACGCAGGGCCTGGTCTAGTCCTTTCCTTTTTGCTGGCAGGGCTAATCTGTGCTTTTGCTGCACTATGTTATTCGGAATTTGCTTCAAGTGTACCCGCTTCGGGAAGTGCCTATACTTATAGCTATACTGCCTTTGGGGAAGTGATCGCTTGGATTCTTGGATGGGATCTGATCCTGGAGTATGGTTTTGCAAGTGCAGCAGTTGCTAGTGGATGGTCTGGTTATTTCCAAAGTCTATTATCTGGATTCGGATTGCACTTACCTCATGAGCTAACGAGTGCCTTTAGTCCAGAGAAGGGCACGTATTTTGATATCACAGCAGCGACCATTACGTTGATTATCACCTTCTTGTTAACCCGAGGAGTGAAAGAAGCGGCTCGTGCCAATGGAATTATGGTTGCGTTAAAAATAATCGTTGTGTTGATCTTTATCGGTGTTGGTGTGTTCTATGTTCAGCCTGATAATTGGCAGCCATTTCTGCCTTTTGGCATTTCGGGTGTTACCGCTGGAGCGGCGACGGTATTCTTTGCGTATATTGGATTTGATGCTGTATCTACCGCTGCGGAAGAAGTGAAGATGCCTCAGCGCAATTTGCCGATTGGCATTATCGGTTCACTCGCGATCTGTACCGTATTATATATTGTCGTTTCACTAATCCTTACGGGCATTGTGCCGTACCATATGCTGAATGTCAGCGATCCGGTAGCTTTTGCCTTTGAATTTGTTAACTTGCACGGCTTATCTTGGATCGTAGCACTTGGTGCCATTACGGGGATTACAACGGTATTATTGGTGATGATGTATGGTCAGACACGATTATTGTACTCCATGTCAAGGGATGGATTGTTATCTCCGGTATTCTCGAAAGTTAGTGGCAAAAGCCAGACTCCTGCCCTGGGTAGCTGGGTTGCGGGAATCGTTGTAGCGTTATTTTCTGGTTTCATCTCCCTCGGACATCTGGCAGAGTTGACCAACATCGGGACATTGTTTGCATTTGCAGTGGTCAGTCTGGGGATTATCGTGCTCCGTAAAAACAATCCTGATCTCAAACGTGGCTTCCGCGTCCCATTCGTCCCATGGATTCCAATTCTCAGCGCAATTGGCTGTGTGTATCTTATGACTCGACTTGCGATGCTCACTTGGATCACGTTCTTCATCTGGTTGCTGATTGGTCTGGTGATTTATTTCTTATACGGACGTCATCACAGTCATTTGAACTCAAAGTCATTCGAAGAGTAA
- a CDS encoding histidine phosphatase family protein encodes MELIFIRHGHGEHLNDYPNQLNKIHPGLTELGEMQVSKLRNELSFDSDDVILVSPTKRTIETALMLAGNHNIIVTPLIGPRMFPQNLEFPFLKCDYIYSKQDIRSQYNKLTFLDFDLDCWNEGINRMDENLFEQFGKQLLSWMEKNDKRYYIISHDGTIINYRILFGEAGLTRSDFLGEAGVYKMTL; translated from the coding sequence ATGGAGCTCATATTTATTCGTCATGGGCATGGGGAACATCTTAATGACTATCCTAATCAACTAAATAAGATCCATCCAGGACTTACGGAATTAGGTGAGATGCAGGTAAGTAAACTACGAAATGAATTAAGTTTTGATTCGGATGACGTAATCCTTGTAAGTCCGACCAAAAGGACGATTGAAACCGCTCTAATGTTAGCTGGTAATCACAATATCATTGTTACACCTCTAATTGGCCCGAGAATGTTTCCACAAAACTTAGAATTTCCATTTTTGAAGTGCGATTATATATATTCGAAGCAAGATATTCGTAGTCAATATAACAAATTAACCTTTCTCGATTTCGATTTAGACTGCTGGAATGAAGGGATTAATAGAATGGATGAAAATTTATTTGAACAGTTTGGGAAACAATTATTAAGCTGGATGGAAAAGAACGATAAAAGATATTACATCATATCTCATGATGGAACCATAATTAATTATCGAATACTTTTTGGAGAAGCCGGACTGACAAGATCAGATTTTCTGGGAGAAGCAGGAGTTTACAAGATGACCCTATAG
- a CDS encoding VOC family protein, translating to MEHGRILGIAYNVVPVSNLERSAEWFVRHFGFNIRNRREGYLSLFRDNRPILDLIQSDNETRAVFEINNKKRWVITFFTNDIASLHRYLISEGVNVGSISDEGQYGKFFVLEDLDGNVFDVWEHNDCELIY from the coding sequence GTGGAACATGGGAGAATATTGGGGATCGCATACAATGTAGTACCTGTATCTAACCTGGAGAGATCAGCGGAATGGTTTGTTCGACATTTTGGATTCAACATTAGAAATCGGAGAGAAGGTTACTTAAGTTTGTTCAGAGATAATAGGCCAATTCTGGATCTCATACAGAGTGATAATGAAACAAGAGCTGTATTTGAAATAAATAACAAGAAGAGATGGGTCATCACCTTTTTTACCAATGATATAGCATCTTTACATAGATATTTGATCTCAGAAGGTGTGAATGTGGGAAGTATTAGTGATGAAGGTCAATATGGTAAATTCTTTGTTCTAGAAGATCTAGACGGTAATGTATTCGATGTCTGGGAGCACAATGACTGTGAACTGATTTATTGA
- a CDS encoding L-lactate dehydrogenase, with protein sequence MANSTNLKPSRVVIVGMGAVGTTTGYTLMLRQRSSELVFVDVNHDKATGEMLDMNHGLPFTGGVKVWAGDYSDCKDADIIIITAGASQKPGETRIDLLKKNASIFKEIIEKITAVNSHGILLIATNPVDILSYTSWKQSGWPASRVIGSGTLLDSARFRYLIGKNKGIDPRSIHAHIIGEHGDSEVPVWSLANVAGTNLELDEETQEDIFDRTKNAAYEIINAKGATSYAIALALDRIVAAILGNEGSVLNVSTLLEDYNGVSDVYLGVPCVVDRHGVREILPLPLNEKEKIAFQASANKLKEQIAGLE encoded by the coding sequence ATGGCAAATAGTACGAACCTTAAACCGAGTCGTGTCGTTATTGTAGGCATGGGTGCGGTAGGAACAACAACGGGATACACGCTGATGTTAAGACAGCGCTCATCCGAGTTGGTATTTGTGGATGTGAATCATGACAAAGCTACAGGCGAGATGCTCGATATGAACCACGGTCTTCCTTTTACCGGGGGCGTAAAAGTATGGGCTGGCGATTATTCGGATTGCAAAGATGCTGACATTATTATCATAACAGCGGGCGCATCCCAGAAGCCTGGCGAGACACGCATCGATCTGCTGAAGAAAAATGCAAGCATTTTCAAAGAGATTATTGAGAAGATTACAGCCGTTAATTCTCATGGTATTTTGTTGATTGCTACTAATCCTGTAGATATCCTCTCCTACACGTCATGGAAACAAAGCGGCTGGCCTGCGTCCCGTGTTATTGGATCAGGAACATTGCTGGATAGTGCACGGTTCCGTTACCTGATTGGTAAGAATAAAGGCATTGATCCGCGCAGCATTCACGCCCATATTATCGGGGAGCATGGGGATTCCGAAGTACCTGTTTGGAGTCTTGCCAACGTTGCAGGAACAAATCTAGAGCTGGATGAAGAAACACAAGAGGATATCTTTGATCGCACCAAGAATGCTGCCTATGAGATTATTAATGCCAAAGGTGCCACTTCTTATGCAATCGCGCTAGCACTTGATCGTATCGTTGCAGCAATCCTCGGAAATGAAGGCTCTGTCCTGAATGTATCTACGTTGCTTGAAGATTACAATGGCGTATCTGATGTCTATCTTGGTGTTCCGTGTGTCGTAGATCGTCACGGTGTACGCGAGATCCTACCACTGCCATTGAACGAAAAAGAAAAAATCGCCTTCCAGGCTTCCGCAAACAAATTAAAAGAACAAATTGCAGGTTTGGAATAG
- a CDS encoding tyrosine-type recombinase/integrase, with protein sequence MISEEIREQYAEELEAFHIWMKDAGYTGYTVKSYTGDVAEFLVSIKGKPVDQVKKLHVLSYLSQARERGVSDATRNRKHAAIHCFYKSLIELELVTANPAFGIKKSKTEKNRAPVFLDESGLERFLQSVEGKYRTRNLAIFLLMGYMGLRVGEVHALNCKDYNADRRTLDVFGKGRKWRTLPVPEMVADLLSQALEKRLAPWRSKEEALFVSQKGKRLSIRSIQLISTETFERFQEQSPSTQRQNYSSHKLRHSFATMMLRRGADLRTVQELLGHSSIQTTTVYTHVTNREKEEAMALLDIKIPTFNAQSIHE encoded by the coding sequence ATGATATCTGAAGAAATCAGGGAGCAATATGCAGAGGAGCTTGAGGCTTTTCATATATGGATGAAGGATGCCGGCTACACAGGTTATACCGTGAAATCCTATACTGGTGATGTGGCTGAATTTCTCGTTTCAATTAAAGGCAAACCGGTAGATCAGGTCAAAAAACTGCATGTGTTATCTTACTTGTCCCAAGCCCGAGAACGAGGAGTAAGTGATGCGACAAGAAATCGAAAACATGCTGCAATCCATTGCTTTTATAAATCACTAATTGAATTAGAGCTAGTAACAGCGAATCCTGCCTTCGGAATCAAGAAGTCCAAAACCGAGAAGAATCGTGCGCCCGTTTTCCTCGATGAGAGTGGGTTGGAACGTTTTCTGCAATCGGTTGAGGGGAAGTATCGAACACGGAATTTGGCTATTTTCCTGCTGATGGGGTATATGGGACTGCGGGTTGGAGAGGTCCACGCCCTTAACTGCAAGGATTATAATGCTGACAGGCGTACGTTGGATGTCTTCGGGAAAGGCCGGAAGTGGCGCACATTGCCTGTTCCTGAGATGGTTGCGGATCTATTGTCCCAAGCTTTAGAGAAACGTTTAGCTCCATGGCGTTCAAAGGAAGAAGCACTGTTTGTTTCGCAAAAGGGTAAACGACTGTCTATTCGCAGCATTCAGCTCATCTCCACCGAAACCTTTGAACGATTCCAAGAACAATCGCCGTCCACGCAGCGACAGAACTATTCTAGTCACAAGCTGCGGCACTCATTTGCTACGATGATGTTACGCCGAGGGGCGGATTTACGAACCGTTCAAGAGCTGCTTGGTCACTCATCTATCCAAACTACAACCGTCTACACGCATGTCACCAATCGGGAGAAAGAGGAAGCAATGGCGCTGCTAGATATAAAAATACCGACCTTTAACGCTCAATCGATTCATGAATAA
- a CDS encoding GNAT family N-acetyltransferase, producing MQYIVRNANVNDMDGLCSIRNNKGLFTRYFTQQEKQEAILVVAATDHIILGFGVLKLRGESAPKLSDLYVKETYRGNGIGSALITYRECLAKQRGCTEMYVSVDPIENPKMIKLITHHGYHAISAPYSKDAIYFNEDGTSYDKTYSRIDMKKLLS from the coding sequence ATGCAATACATCGTAAGGAATGCTAATGTGAACGATATGGATGGACTTTGCTCTATTCGGAACAATAAAGGGCTTTTCACGAGATATTTTACACAGCAAGAGAAACAAGAGGCAATACTAGTCGTTGCTGCAACAGATCATATCATATTAGGATTCGGTGTTCTAAAATTAAGAGGCGAATCGGCTCCGAAATTAAGTGATCTATATGTTAAAGAGACGTATCGCGGGAACGGCATAGGATCAGCGTTGATAACGTATAGAGAATGTCTTGCGAAGCAGCGAGGTTGTACAGAAATGTACGTGAGTGTTGATCCTATTGAAAATCCCAAAATGATTAAACTTATTACTCATCACGGATATCATGCTATTTCAGCACCGTACTCCAAAGACGCTATTTATTTCAACGAAGATGGTACTAGCTACGACAAGACGTACAGCAGGATAGATATGAAAAAATTACTGAGCTAA
- a CDS encoding amidohydrolase family protein, producing MGKSYLLKNGCVVSMDASVGQYKRADVLIEGSIIIAIKPDLECAEAEIIDASDMIVLPGLVDTHRHVWESLVKTTGTNWSLPVYLQNLYYGAMGSKLRPQDSYIANLLGALEALNAGVTTVLDWSMPYSPEHTDELIHGLQDAGIRAVFAQGVPGETNYWNRDSFLTYSNDVRRVKQQYFSSSDQLLTFGLAIRGPEFSHWDTTVKEIRLAEELDAICSMHVGFGTWGSVDRSVTKLHEAGLLSPRINVVHGNTMGIDEYKMLADQGASLSVTPEVEMMMGHGYPATGHFLENGGTPTLGVDVVTSTGGDMFSQMKFALQAERSRVNEQLLQQGEMPGELNLQSSQVLRFATSAGAQALGLGHKIGTLAPGKEADLIMIRTTDLNLFPVHDPIGAIVQFANPSNVDTVFVAGQPVKREGNLLHVDLDGVRRQAMESTSYLLTQYQMSDAERIIFS from the coding sequence ATGGGGAAAAGTTACTTGCTGAAAAATGGTTGTGTTGTTTCAATGGATGCCTCGGTTGGTCAGTACAAAAGAGCCGATGTCTTAATTGAGGGTTCTATCATTATAGCTATTAAGCCTGATCTGGAGTGTGCAGAAGCCGAGATTATCGATGCATCTGATATGATTGTACTCCCGGGACTTGTAGATACCCATCGTCATGTGTGGGAGTCGTTGGTTAAGACAACAGGCACGAACTGGTCACTGCCTGTGTATTTGCAGAATCTATATTATGGAGCCATGGGGAGCAAACTTCGTCCTCAAGACAGCTACATCGCTAATCTATTAGGAGCTTTGGAAGCGCTTAATGCAGGGGTGACGACTGTATTGGATTGGAGTATGCCGTATTCGCCAGAGCACACAGATGAATTGATTCATGGACTTCAGGATGCGGGAATCCGAGCGGTATTTGCTCAGGGTGTACCTGGTGAAACGAATTACTGGAATAGAGATAGTTTTCTTACATACTCCAACGATGTACGCAGAGTGAAGCAACAATATTTCTCATCAAGTGATCAATTGCTGACGTTTGGACTTGCTATTCGAGGGCCGGAGTTCAGTCATTGGGATACAACGGTCAAGGAGATTCGTCTTGCAGAGGAACTAGATGCCATTTGTTCCATGCATGTAGGATTCGGGACTTGGGGAAGTGTAGATCGGTCAGTGACAAAGCTGCATGAGGCAGGTCTACTGAGTCCGCGAATAAATGTGGTTCATGGCAATACGATGGGGATCGATGAGTACAAAATGCTTGCCGATCAAGGTGCATCGCTTTCGGTTACTCCAGAGGTAGAGATGATGATGGGGCATGGATACCCAGCGACCGGACATTTTCTGGAGAATGGAGGCACGCCAACACTCGGTGTGGATGTGGTGACATCCACGGGTGGTGATATGTTTTCTCAGATGAAGTTTGCCTTGCAGGCAGAGCGGTCGAGAGTGAATGAACAATTGTTGCAGCAGGGAGAAATGCCTGGAGAACTGAACCTGCAGTCGAGTCAGGTATTAAGATTCGCCACATCGGCTGGCGCACAAGCGTTGGGACTAGGGCATAAGATTGGCACACTGGCACCAGGGAAAGAGGCCGACCTGATTATGATTCGTACAACGGATCTGAATTTGTTCCCCGTTCATGATCCGATTGGAGCCATTGTACAATTCGCCAATCCATCAAACGTGGATACGGTATTTGTGGCAGGTCAACCGGTGAAGAGGGAAGGTAACTTGTTGCATGTGGATTTAGATGGGGTTCGTCGTCAGGCAATGGAGAGTACCAGCTACCTTCTAACGCAATATCAGATGTCTGATGCAGAACGGATCATATTTTCGTAA